From the Oscillospiraceae bacterium genome, the window GCCTTCCACCCCGTCTTTCATGCCCGCCACAAAAACGGTGTGCCTGGAAAAATTCTGAAGCTCTGTCAAGGTAAACGGGAGCGAATCGGTTTCGTAACGAACGCGCTCCCCGCTGTGAACGGCGACGTAGACGACATAATTGTCATTTGTTTCGCCCGCTGGATCGGATGCGTTGAGAATGACAACGCCGTCGCCCGCCACGGCGCTGACATTCACAAGCGCGGACGGCACACCCTCAACATCCTCCAGGAAAATGCCCTTAAGGCTGATCTCGGAATCGGAAGCGGAGTTGTGCGGAATTCGATATTCGATATAGACATACTGGTCCTCCGAAGCCGCCCGGAATGGAATGTTCACAATATACGTTTGTTCATCTGAACCCGCCTCAAGTGTCCGGGAAATACGGGCGGCGGAAGCGTCCGAAAGTCTGGCCGTAAAAACAGCCGACGTATTTTTGACTCCGACGACGGCTTTTAGCAGCCGAGCGCCGTTGCCTGCCTCGGCCATAATCATGAAACCGTCGTCTGCCGTTTCGCTGTTGTACGGTGTCTTGACGATCTCCGATGCATCCGCATATCCCAGTGCAACCATCTGGGCACTGCTGCGCTTCGACGCGTTTCTGTAGCCAATCGTATTCACATTGTAGATTTGGTGGCCGTCAAATTTATGCTGTTGGTACTTGATTCCGTCTTTCACCGAGGTGTCCGCATTCTGGCTGAATATGACGTAATCGATTGCATTTTCATCCGCGATAGATTTTTGTATCGTGCCTCCGGCGTTTATGGGATCAACCGATATGGACAACGCGGGGGCCTTTTGCAGGGTGTTCGGTCCGGTGGCGACATATTGATGCTCTCCTGCTTCGACTTCCAGCGTGGTCAGCACTCCGGCATTGTCAATGTTGAGCGTGAAAGCACGTTCGCTTTTCACTGTGAAGACGACGCTGGCGTCGGCGTTGAGACGCTTTTCCGCCGAAATATCAACTCTGTTTGTCACACCGTCCGTCGAGTACCACAAGTTGCTTACGGCGTTCGCCTCGGTCAGGCGCGGCGTCCAGTTTATGATGTTGCGCGGCGCGCAGATATCCAACCCGAGCAAGTTGTCGAGTATGAGTCCGATAGAAAGCGCACCCGTCCAGCCAACAAAGTTGCTCCTGGCAATACCCGCATCGTTTTTGACCGTCGCGGGACGCAGATAATCAGGAGAATAGCATTCCCAGATGCTATTGCCGAAAGCTCCTCCCGCTATCTTTTTATAGACGTCGCTCAGCATGTTGACATGGCGCACGGCCTCATTGAAGGCAATATCGCTGTACCCCATTTCGGTGAGTCCCCTCATCCATTGGTAAGATGAAGGCGACCAGACAGAACCGTTCCAGTACTTTCCCTTCGGACTGAACGCGGATGCTCCGCTGGAATTCCCTAGAAAGTCATATGCCGAAGTGGCGAGTCCGTTTGGCCGGAACAACTTCTCCGAATTGAGTCCATGCGCCTTGATGATCTTTTCGGCGCGTTCAGGCGGCGCCACGCGGGCAATCAGCGCCCACAGGTTGGTAGGCGTCGAGATGTTGGTATGCGTCACGCCGTCGGGCGCCAAATTGGAGTACATCTCGGCTTCTTCGTCCCACATCAATTCGTTAATCAACCCCGATATCTGCGCGTGCCGCTGTGTAAAGTATTCGTAGTTTTCAACATCGCCCTGTTCATTCGCGATTAACGCCAAATAATATGCTTGCTGCGCCTGTTGCATACTCAGATCGTTATACGTCTGCTCGCCCTTGCCAGCAGTGGGGAGAATCCACGGGTAGTCCTGGTTCGGCGTGTCGTCGAAACCGTTGCTGTCGCCGGATGTCTTGCCGTAAAGTCCGTTCTCAACCTTGCGTTCACGTTCGATGAACTTGAAGTGATCTATCAATCGCTGGTAAATTGTCCTTCCGTTGATCACTTTGCTGAAACGGGATATGTCGCCGCTGATTTTATATGTGTCCCACTCCGCCCATGCCCAAAGCGGCGGATTGAGTCCGGTGACCATATCCCAGTTTGTGTATATAGAGCCGTTCTGATAGCGCCCGCGCGGTATGTAGCCGAAACCATTGTAAAGAACTTCGCCGCTCGCATAACAGTTCTTGACAGTATTCTCTCCGCCCTGTTCAAAGCCGACTATGCCGCCGGAACATTGCTTGCTCCCGGCCATAAACCCGACGGCGTAGCAGTTCTCAATCACACTGTTGTTTTGCAGCAAGCCAACGATTCCGCTCGCCGCCGCGTTTTTGACATGGACATACGCACCGCGCGAAAAGCAGTTGACAATGCGCGCTCCGTTTTTGGCCTGACCGGCGATCGCGCCGCTGTTCGCGCCCGGCTCGCCGACCGACCCGCTTTTGATGCCGGACTCAATCACCGCGTCGATCACGCCAAGATTCTTTACTGTTCCGCCGCTTATGTATCCGAATAGTCCCTGTGTCGCATCGCTCGTGTAAATCCTTATGCCGGAGATCGTGTGGCCGCCTCCGTCGAATGTTCCCGCAAATTCGCGTCCCGCCGTTTCGATGCCTATCGGCGTGTGGTTGCGGACGCCGGTGAGCGTTATGTCGTTGGTCAACAGGTAGTATTTACCCGCTGTGCGCTCTTCGCCGCTGTTTACGCGGAGCGCCAGCGTTTCAAGATCGGCCGTGCTCGTGATTTGGATCGGATTGGCTTCGGTGCCGTCGCCGCCAAAAGATACCGGAGACTGTACGGTCGCCGGACTGGCCGCAAAGATGGGGAATCCGTCGTTGATATTGTCCGAATCCAGCGCCCAAGTCTCCGCACCGCTCGCAGCGTTTAGTGTTTCAACAAATGCCAAGGATTTTAACTCTTGAGGCGATTTCGCTGTGGAAGCCGCCGGTTTGCCGAATATGCCGTCTCCCGCCCACGGCGCGGAATTGTCATAATACAAATCGGACGAAACGACATCGGAGCTAAACGTTCCGGCGATTTGCCCAATGGCCTTGCCTTCGTTGTCCGCCCCTGTGTAGTAATAGAAATTATCCAGAGACGAAAGTGTCGGGAACTGATTGTATCCCCATCTGTCAAACAGCATCATAAACATTGTGTCCCAGGCATACACGCCGCCGTCAAACGCCGGATCCATATAATAAGCGCCTTCAGGGTTGAGAGTGAGCTCCGCCTTTTTGATATTGGACTTGTGCATCTGCCACGCCGCGTCATAAATCTCCTCCCATTCGGGATGTTCGGGAAAGCTGACTTTGGGCAAGTCGCTCATGTCGATCTCGTATCCGTTCGCGAGCGTTTCAGTTGTGGCAGACTTTACTGTGACGGTACAAGTCCTCTTGATACCCCCACGTTCGGCGGTTATCACGGCACTGCCTTTTCTGTGCCCTGTTACGAGGCCGGTCTGGTCAACAGATGCGACAGTCGAATTGCTCGAAGACCACTCCACACCCAGCGGCGGCTCTACGGTGATCTGAACCGAGTCACCGACCTTTATGTTCACACTTTTTACACCCATCATCAGATCCGCATTGATGGCGGATTGGAGTGCGTCGTAAGCTCTCTGAAGCTCCTCTTCTGTCGAGCTGGGATTGCTCAGTGTCTTCTGAGCGGCCGCAATGGCATTCTGAAGCGTCAGCCATGACGCCGGAGAATACTGATTTTCCTCAAGCGTCAGCGCTTCCGCCAAAAGGGCGTCCAATCCCGTGAAGTAAATTTCAAGCTCCATCAGCTGGGTGTGATACGTTCCAGCTGCATGGGCATTGACTTTTGTTGCCGTCAGATACACATACCTCGCGGTTACGGTATCGAACGTATACTCCGCCCAAGGTTCGTCCACCGTAGGTGTGGGCGCATCCGTTTTGTTGACGAGTACGATGCTCGTTCCACTGTCTGTGATTGCCTCGATCATGAACGAAACAGGATAGCACACAATGCCTTGATAGTTACGCGCCAGTATATTGATCGCGTTAAACTGTGTGTCGGCGCCCAGATCAATGCGACACCAAGCATGGCCGGTTGGGCCGTTCCATGCGGCGCTGCTCCAACCGTTGTTGTAGTTCCCATCGGTCAGATTCTGTGCGACCCAGCTTGCGTTGGCGTTCCCCGACGACGACACGGCTTTTCCCGCCGCAAGATTGACCGCATTCGCTGCAAAAGCAGTCTGCGGTGCAACAAACGGTACGTTGAGCAGCGTCACGGCCAAAAAGACCGCCAAGATTTTACGAAGTTTCATACAAATTCCCTTTCCATTCAATACGTTTTGTTTGTGCCCAAAACAACCTGGCACTGTGACTCGTAAATCACGCGGTGCCTCCTGCGGGCCGAGGCCATCTCCGGTAAACACACAACCGCCTCAAGTATTTGCGACTCTCTCCCTGCGGGTTGAGACCGTCTGCACAAACGGTCCCACCGACGGGTCACTTTGTCTGCACACAAAGTGACCGCCCCGCTTCCAGCCGCATTCCCCGGACTCACACACGATCCACTGGCCACAACGTCTTCGGCGGCTCCTATATGGCTTGCTATACTATACCTTTTTGAATGTGTCGTTTTAGAGGATTTGCTTCATTTTTCTTAGTCAGAGTACACAAAAAATATCACTTCTTTCTCTTGACTTTACGAATTATGTGTAATATAATAACAGTGTTCATCTCCTGCGGCACACGCTTGAAAAGGTATACCTTATCAAAAACTTTAAAAAGCACCGTTTCTTCTACAAAAACGGTGCTTTTGGTCTTTATGCACAATCTTTTTCTCTACGGTTTCTGGTGTTGCGCAAAGGGTCGAGAAAAAATGCGGCGCACTCGAAAATGTGTCATGTTATACGTCCCCTTGACACATATACTCAGATTTCAATCCCGGTATTTGTGATCTCCAACGCAAAGGGATTGCCGTTGCGCAGTTCAGAAGCGGGCAACGCCAGCGGTTCAAATCCGACATCGCCATATCCCTCCGTTAATTTCAACAGCTCTTTGATAATTTCCACCCGCCTTTTCCCGCCGAAGTTGTCAAGGAAAAAACAAACGTCAACGTCACTTTGCCTAGTGGCAGTCCCTTTGGCATAAGAACCGAACAAATACGCCTTTTGAACCGGCAGTACCTGCCGCACCTGAGCGGCGTAAGCTCTTGCTTTATCATTTATGGTTTCAATGTCAGCAACCATATGAATACCTCCTTTGTCGTTCTCAACGTATCACTCGCTTCCTGCTCGCTGATTTGCGAACTCAGCTTGCTCACATAATCTGGGTAGCGATTGTTCAGATAATATGCTGTTAGTGTGTCAAAAAAATCTATTGTATCTATAGGCACCGCCTGCGGCAAACAATGTTCAAACTTTTTGACAATTGCCTTGATGTTGTGCAAATGCGGCGGCGCATCTGGCAGGTAAAAGGAATATAGACCTTTCACCAGTTTTTCAACAGCTTGCTGGCACATAAATACCACATAAAGCCAATGTCCATCCCTCAGCATGCTTTCGGCAACAGTGAGATCATATTTGGCTATGTCAAACCAATACTCAAATTTTTCTAGGCCGTCCATATGATCATCTCCACGATAGCATTATATACCAATACGAAGTGTTTGTAAAGCATTCCCCACCGCCTCCGTAGTAATCGACGGCGTGTACGCGATCCAGCCCGCCTTGTTGATGTGCGGCGTAGGCCGCCCAGGTGTTCTGGTCCGTCCGAGCTCCATCTTTCGACAGGCGGTACACCGTGAGCGCGAAGCCCTTCGCCTTGCTGTCACTGCTGCACTCGGGAAGAGACAAATTCTCTCCTTCTATTTTTCGCCTGCGTTTGGTATAATAAGATCGGTCTTGCCCGCACGGCCGGGCCGGTGTTATTTTTGTGTGCGCAGATTTTCCGGTTTGAATTCCATATTTTGACATATTTACCATTGGTTCAGGAGGGTTATTCTTTGCTTGATCGTCAGGACATCCTCGATGTGTGCCCCGACATGACGGTGCTGGTCGATGAACCGATGCGCCGCCACACCTCCTTTGCGATCGGCGGTCCGACCGATCTGATGGCGATGCCGAGCAGCCCGGCGGCGCTGGCCGCGCTGCTTGCGCTGGCCCGGCGGCGGGAGACGCCGGTGCTGCTCATGGGCAAGGGCACCAACCTGCTGGTGAGCGACCGGGGCGTGCGCGGCCTCGTCATCAAGACGCACAGCGGCCTGGCCGGCCTCAGGCGCGGCGGCGAGTGCGAGATCGTCGCCGGCTGCGGCGTGCTGCTCTCCGCGCTGGCCTCGGCGGCGGCGCGGTGGGGACTCTCCGGCCTGGCCTTTGCCCACGGCATTCCCGGCACGGTGGGCGGCGCCGTCTATATGAACGCCGGCGCCTACGACGGTGAGATGAGCCGCGTGGTGCGGCGCACTTCATATGTGGACACGGTGGGCCAGTTTGGCGTGCTGACCGGACCCGCACATGCATTTTCTTACCGCCACAGCTTCTTCACCGACCACGGCGGGTCCTTTGCCCTGGAGATCACGCTGACGCTGACCTCCGGGGACTCGGATGCGATCCGCGCGGAGACCGAGGCGCTGGACGCGCGCCGCCGCGCCGCCCAACCGCTGGACTTGCCCAGCGCGGGCAGCGTATTCAAACGACCGCTGGGCGGGCACGCCGCGCCCCTGATCGAGGCCTGCGGCTTGAAGGGCGCCCATGTCGGCGGGGCGGCGGTGTCGGACAAACACGCCGGGTTCATCGTCAACAGCGGCGGGGCCACCTGCGAAGATGTGCGCCGGCTGATCGAACAGATTCAAGAACGGGTGCGCGCCGAGACAGGCGTGCAGCTGGAGCCGGAGATCGGCCTGGTGGGCGACTTCGGCGCCGGGGCGCCGCGCGAGGGGGGAAACGTGTGATGAAATTTCTCGTTGTGTCGGGATTGTCGGGAGCCGGCAAGAGCCAGGTGGCCACGCTGCTTGAGGACATGGGCTACTTCTGCGTGGACAACATGCCGGTGCAGCTTATCCCGCGGTTTGCCGAACTGTGCATGGCCTCCGAGGGCAAGTACGACCGCGTGGCACTGGTGACGGACGTGCGCTCCAACCGCTCCTTCGACGAGCTGTTCCGAGCCCTTGGAGAACTGTCGGAGCTGGCGTACGGGTATCAGATCCTCTTTGTAGAGGCCTCCCCCGAGGTCATCATGCAACGCTACAAGGCCACCCGCCGCCGCCACCCGCTGGCCGTGGATGGGCAGCCGATGGAAGACACCGTCGCGCACGAGTATCACATGCTGGAGCCCGTACGCAGCCAGGCGGACTACATTGTGAACACCTCCGTCATGACAACCAACCAACTCCGCGACCACCTGCGCGATCTGTTCTCCGACGGCCCGCAGGCCCGGGTTATGGTGGTCATGATCGGTTCGTTTGGCTTCAAATATGGGGTCCCACGCGACTCGGACCTCGTGTTCGACGTACGTTTTCTGCCCAACCCCTTCCACGTATATGAGCTCCGCCCGCTCACCGGCAACGACGAGGATGTCTTCTCTTACGTGAACCGCTTTCCGGAGACGCAGGAGTTTTTTTCGCTGCTCAAGGGGCTTGTCACCTTTTTGCTGCCCCAGTATATAGAGGAGGGCAAGACCTCCCTGGTCATCTCCATCGGCTGCACAGGCGGCCGCCACCGCTCGGTGACTGTCGCCCGGATGCTGTACGAGTATGTCGGGGAGATCGGCTACCGCGCCATGCTGACCCATCGGGACATCGCCAGGGGGTGAACCCGTGTCGTTCTCTTCAGAGGTAAAACGGGAGTTATGCCGCCTGCCGGCGGACAGGCCCTGCTGCGTCAAGGCGGAGATCTACGGCGCGCTGTTATTCGGCCACACGTTCAGGGCACAGGAGATGCGGATCGTCACCGAGAGCCTGCCCGTGGCCGGGCGGCTGGCGTCGCTCTGCCGCGCCGCTTTTGGGTTTGATTTCGACCGGCGCCCCGCCGACGGGCCGCCGGCCGGCAAGGCGACGCTGCTGCTCTCGGACCGGACCAAACTCTCCTCGGCGCGCGAGAGCTTCGGTTATGGCTCCGCCGACGCGGCCGCGTTGCACCTGAACAACGCGGTACTGGAGGACGAGTGCTGCACGCGCGGCTTCGTGCGCGGGGCCTTTCTCACCGGCGGCTCGATGATGCGGCCGGACCGAAAATATCATCTGGAACTCGCCACCCCCCACGGGCCGCTCAGCCGAGAGGTTTTGGCGCTTCTGCGCGCCCTAGACTTCACGCCCCGCATCACGCTGCGCGCCGGCCATCACGTGATCTACCTGAAGGCCAGCGAGCAGATCGAGGACTTTTTGACAGCCATCGGCGCGCCGCGCGCCGCGCTCACACTGATGGAGACCAAAGTGGAGAAGGACCTGCGCAACCGGGTAAACCGAAAAGTCAACTGCGAGACGGCAAACCTCGGCAAGACCGTCGCGGCCTCGATGGAGCAGATCGACGCCATCGAGCGCCTGCGCGTCAGCCCGCTGTGGGAGACCCTGCCCACGCCCCTGCGCGAGACCGCCGAACTGCGTCTGCGCTACCCGGACCAGCCCCTGACCGAACTCTGCGCGCGCTTTGACCCCCCGCTCGGACGCTCCGGCCTCAACCACCGGCTGCGGAAATTGACGTCGCTGGCCCGGGAGACGGAACGCGGCGGCGTTTTAGAGGAGAGAACTCCGTGACTGATTTTGTTCACCTGCACCTGCACACCGAATACAGTCTGTTGGACGGAGCCTGTCGGATCGACAGGCTGATGGCGCGTCTCCGGGAGATCGGTCAGGACGCGGCGGCCATCACCGACCACGGCGTCATGTACGGCGTGGTCGACTTCTACAAGGCGGCCAAGGCGGCCGGCATCCAGCCAATCCTCGGCTGCGAGGTCTATGTGGCCCCGCGCGGCCGGGGCGACCGAATCCACGAACTGGACGCGGAGCTGGGCCACCTGATCCTGCTGTGCGAGAACGAGACAGGATATCGCAACCTCTGCCGTCTGGTCAGCCGGAGTTTTTCCGAGGGGTTTTACATAAAACCGCGCGTCGACCGGGCGCTTCTCGCCGAGTATGCCGAAGGGCTGATTGTCCTCTCCGCCTGTCTGTTTGGCGAGGTGTCCCGTCTTTTGCTCAAAAACCGTTACGAGGAAGCGCGCGACACCGCGCTGTGGTACCGCGATGTCTTCGGAGCGGGCAACTATTTTCTGGAGCTCCAAGACCACAATCTGCCGGAGTCGGCCGAGGCGGCGGCGGGGCTCCTTCGGATCCACAAGGAGACGGACATCCCGCTGGTCGTGACGAACGACGCTCACTACCTGACCCGCGAGGACGCCTACACACAGGACGTCCTCATGTGTATCCAGATGAACAAGACCGTCGACGACCCGGACCGCATGCGGTTCTCCTCCCAGGAACTCTATGTAAAGACGGGGGACGAGATGGCCTCACTTTTTCCCGAGTACCCGGAGGCCGTGCGCAACACGCGGCGCATCGCCGACCGCTGCCGGGTGGATTTCACCTTCGGCGCGCACCATCTGCCCCGTTTCCTGCTGCCGGACGGGCAGAACGACAGCGTCTCATTTTTGCGGCAAAAGAGTTTTGAAGGCTTTGCCCGCCGCTACCCGGACCCGCCGGACACCTACCGGGCGCGGCTCTCCTACGAGCTTGAGATGATCGAGCGCATGGGATTTGTCGACTACTTTCTCATCGTCGGCGACTTCATCGATTTCGCGCGCGGCCGGGATATCCCGGTCGGGCCGGGACGCGGCTCCGCCGCCGGCAGCATGGTGTCGTACTGCCTGGGGATCACCGATGTGGACCCGATGAAGTACGATCTGTACTTCGAGCGCTTTTTGAACCCGGAGCGGGTGAGCATGCCGGACATCGACATAGACTTCTGCTATATGCGCCGGCAGGAGGTCATCGACTATGTCATCGGCAAGTACGGGTCCGACCATGTGGCGCAGATCGTCACTTTCGGCACGATGGCGGCCCGCGCCGCCGTTCGGGACGTGGGCCGCGCGCTGGGCTGCACCTACGCCGAGGTAGACGTCGTGGCCAAGCTCGTACCCTTCGCCCTCCATATGACGCTGGAAAACGCCCTGAAGCTCTCCCCCGGGCTGCGGGACATGTGCCGTGACGACCCTCGCATCGACAAACTGATTCGCACGGCCCAGGCGCTGGAGGGCATGCCCCGGCACGCCTCGACCCACGCCGCGGGCGTCGTGATCACGGCCCGTCCGGTCTCCGAATACGTGCCGCTGGCCAAAAACGACGAGGCCATTGTCACCCAGTTCCCGATGAACACGCTGGAAGAGCTGGGGCTGCTCAAGATGGACTTCCTCGGTCTGCGCAACCTGACCGTGCTGCACGACGCCGAGGCCATGATCCGCCGCCGCGGCTCGGATTTCCGCCTCTCCGACATCCCGGAGAACGACGCGGAAACCTTCGCGATGCTGATCGCCGGCAAGACCTCCGGGGTCTTCCAGCTTGAGTCAGGCGGCATGACCGGTGTGTGCGTGGGGCTCCAGCCGCAGTCGATCGAGGACATCACCGCGGTCGTGGCACTCTTTAGGCCCGGCCCGATGGACTCCATCCCTCGCTTCATCGAGAGCAAGCACCACCCAGAGAAGGTCACCTACCGGCACCCGATGCTGCGGGACATCCTGCAAGTGACGTACGGCTGCGTCGTCTATCAGGAACAGGTGTTGGAGATCTTCCGCAAAATGGCCGGATTTTCGCTGGGTAAGGCCGACATGGTGCGCCGCGCGATGTCGAAGAAGAAGATGAAAGAACTGGCGCGCGAGCGCGAAAACTTCATCCTCGGCAACGCCGTCGAGGGAATCCCCGGCGCCGTGGCAAACGGCGTGGACGCCGCCACCGCCGAGGCGATCTTCGATGAGATCATGGACTTTGCGAACTACGCTTTCAACAAGGCGCACGCCGTCTCCTACGCCGTCATCGCCTATCAGACGGCGTACCTGAAATGTCACCATCCCCGCGAATACATGGCGGCGCTGCTGACCTCCGTGTTGGACTGGAGCGGCAAGGTCGCCGAATACATCGCGGAGTGCCGCGAGATGGGCATATCCGTCTGTCCTCCCGACATCAACACCTCGGAGGACGGTTTCACGGTCGGGCCGGACGGTCGGATCCTATTTGGTCTCGTGGCCGTGAAGAACGTCGGCCGAGCGCTGATCCGGGACCTATTGACCGAGCGGACCGAGCGGGGGGCGTTTACCTCTCTCCAGTCCTTCTGCGAGCGGATGTTCGACGCCGATCTCAACAAGCGCGCCGCGGAAAGTCTGATCTACTGCGGCGCGATGGACAGTTTCGGCACGTCCCGCACGGCGCTGCTCGCCGCGTACGAGCCCATCATGAGCGATCTGGAGGCCGCCCGCCGCAAGAATCTGGAAGGGCAGATCGACTGGTTCAGCGGCTTTGACGACGGCGGCAAGCGCACCGAGCGACCGCTGCCGGATGTGCCGGAACTTCCGCTGCGGGAACGCATGGCAAAAGAAAAGGAGTACACCGGGCTGTTCCTCTCCGGGCATCCGCTGGACGCCTATCGGGACGAGCTGCGCCGCACGGGCG encodes:
- a CDS encoding nucleotidyltransferase domain-containing protein, producing MVADIETINDKARAYAAQVRQVLPVQKAYLFGSYAKGTATRQSDVDVCFFLDNFGGKRRVEIIKELLKLTEGYGDVGFEPLALPASELRNGNPFALEITNTGIEI
- a CDS encoding discoidin domain-containing protein, with translation MKLRKILAVFLAVTLLNVPFVAPQTAFAANAVNLAAGKAVSSSGNANASWVAQNLTDGNYNNGWSSAAWNGPTGHAWCRIDLGADTQFNAINILARNYQGIVCYPVSFMIEAITDSGTSIVLVNKTDAPTPTVDEPWAEYTFDTVTARYVYLTATKVNAHAAGTYHTQLMELEIYFTGLDALLAEALTLEENQYSPASWLTLQNAIAAAQKTLSNPSSTEEELQRAYDALQSAINADLMMGVKSVNIKVGDSVQITVEPPLGVEWSSSNSTVASVDQTGLVTGHRKGSAVITAERGGIKRTCTVTVKSATTETLANGYEIDMSDLPKVSFPEHPEWEEIYDAAWQMHKSNIKKAELTLNPEGAYYMDPAFDGGVYAWDTMFMMLFDRWGYNQFPTLSSLDNFYYYTGADNEGKAIGQIAGTFSSDVVSSDLYYDNSAPWAGDGIFGKPAASTAKSPQELKSLAFVETLNAASGAETWALDSDNINDGFPIFAASPATVQSPVSFGGDGTEANPIQITSTADLETLALRVNSGEERTAGKYYLLTNDITLTGVRNHTPIGIETAGREFAGTFDGGGHTISGIRIYTSDATQGLFGYISGGTVKNLGVIDAVIESGIKSGSVGEPGANSGAIAGQAKNGARIVNCFSRGAYVHVKNAAASGIVGLLQNNSVIENCYAVGFMAGSKQCSGGIVGFEQGGENTVKNCYASGEVLYNGFGYIPRGRYQNGSIYTNWDMVTGLNPPLWAWAEWDTYKISGDISRFSKVINGRTIYQRLIDHFKFIERERKVENGLYGKTSGDSNGFDDTPNQDYPWILPTAGKGEQTYNDLSMQQAQQAYYLALIANEQGDVENYEYFTQRHAQISGLINELMWDEEAEMYSNLAPDGVTHTNISTPTNLWALIARVAPPERAEKIIKAHGLNSEKLFRPNGLATSAYDFLGNSSGASAFSPKGKYWNGSVWSPSSYQWMRGLTEMGYSDIAFNEAVRHVNMLSDVYKKIAGGAFGNSIWECYSPDYLRPATVKNDAGIARSNFVGWTGALSIGLILDNLLGLDICAPRNIINWTPRLTEANAVSNLWYSTDGVTNRVDISAEKRLNADASVVFTVKSERAFTLNIDNAGVLTTLEVEAGEHQYVATGPNTLQKAPALSISVDPINAGGTIQKSIADENAIDYVIFSQNADTSVKDGIKYQQHKFDGHQIYNVNTIGYRNASKRSSAQMVALGYADASEIVKTPYNSETADDGFMIMAEAGNGARLLKAVVGVKNTSAVFTARLSDASAARISRTLEAGSDEQTYIVNIPFRAASEDQYVYIEYRIPHNSASDSEISLKGIFLEDVEGVPSALVNVSAVAGDGVVILNASDPAGETNDNYVVYVAVHSGERVRYETDSLPFTLTELQNFSRHTVFVAGMKDGVEGILTSAAAIPEPDGTTDIDRAAKDLALTLPYILDDNKPGEVRMNLFPTVRGVLYGSTFVLQSATDGEQYGLSNDGTVRRSLLADITTTVVIAASLKGVTASRTLTLTIPQVDLSSEPYVVGEAKAPISGVVNLTALGDIDWVQFATQYDTDYAKKAVRVPEITNITHINSSYTEVAGDAPFTYTYTDAMEGTQPGNNKSIVSKDLGNGLTFNLPGGPALKKVTVCAGVYNGTAQVELLINGVSLYKDSIRSATTGDHLPLNKFRYFEMNYSTPNPYDIVLVQVTLTEDKGRTASSLVVPFVTLSDKGILLTRPTVAEGIAYTPVSGEVNLTELGDIDWVQFATRYYTDYAKKAVSVPGITNITHIDNSYTEVAGDAPFTYTYTDAAAGTQPGNSKSIVSKDLGNGLTFNLPGGPAPKKVTVCAGVFNGTVQVELLINGVSKYKDSVRSTTTGDNLALYKFRFFEISYLAPNPDDVVLVSVTLTEDYGRGRTSLVLPFAALSADGTLSSSYGVRASVSEDGAKGAYSIFNAKDEALDVLCILAAYDADGRLVNVSRKTLGVDPWGFGDQVVELPSDGAFVRAFLWDANTLAPLSAAARENRD
- the whiA gene encoding DNA-binding protein WhiA; the protein is MSFSSEVKRELCRLPADRPCCVKAEIYGALLFGHTFRAQEMRIVTESLPVAGRLASLCRAAFGFDFDRRPADGPPAGKATLLLSDRTKLSSARESFGYGSADAAALHLNNAVLEDECCTRGFVRGAFLTGGSMMRPDRKYHLELATPHGPLSREVLALLRALDFTPRITLRAGHHVIYLKASEQIEDFLTAIGAPRAALTLMETKVEKDLRNRVNRKVNCETANLGKTVAASMEQIDAIERLRVSPLWETLPTPLRETAELRLRYPDQPLTELCARFDPPLGRSGLNHRLRKLTSLARETERGGVLEERTP
- a CDS encoding HEPN domain-containing protein, yielding MDGLEKFEYWFDIAKYDLTVAESMLRDGHWLYVVFMCQQAVEKLVKGLYSFYLPDAPPHLHNIKAIVKKFEHCLPQAVPIDTIDFFDTLTAYYLNNRYPDYVSKLSSQISEQEASDTLRTTKEVFIWLLTLKP
- the rapZ gene encoding RNase adapter RapZ: MKFLVVSGLSGAGKSQVATLLEDMGYFCVDNMPVQLIPRFAELCMASEGKYDRVALVTDVRSNRSFDELFRALGELSELAYGYQILFVEASPEVIMQRYKATRRRHPLAVDGQPMEDTVAHEYHMLEPVRSQADYIVNTSVMTTNQLRDHLRDLFSDGPQARVMVVMIGSFGFKYGVPRDSDLVFDVRFLPNPFHVYELRPLTGNDEDVFSYVNRFPETQEFFSLLKGLVTFLLPQYIEEGKTSLVISIGCTGGRHRSVTVARMLYEYVGEIGYRAMLTHRDIARG
- the murB gene encoding UDP-N-acetylmuramate dehydrogenase, which gives rise to MLDRQDILDVCPDMTVLVDEPMRRHTSFAIGGPTDLMAMPSSPAALAALLALARRRETPVLLMGKGTNLLVSDRGVRGLVIKTHSGLAGLRRGGECEIVAGCGVLLSALASAAARWGLSGLAFAHGIPGTVGGAVYMNAGAYDGEMSRVVRRTSYVDTVGQFGVLTGPAHAFSYRHSFFTDHGGSFALEITLTLTSGDSDAIRAETEALDARRRAAQPLDLPSAGSVFKRPLGGHAAPLIEACGLKGAHVGGAAVSDKHAGFIVNSGGATCEDVRRLIEQIQERVRAETGVQLEPEIGLVGDFGAGAPREGGNV